From Allofrancisella guangzhouensis, a single genomic window includes:
- the rpsF gene encoding 30S ribosomal protein S6 has translation MKHYEIVLMIHPDQSDQLQTMLDKYRSIIEEKGGKIHRFEDWGRRQLAYPIEKLHKAHYVLFNVECGTESLNKLQENLRYNDAILRRLVISKKEAVIEPSVMMQTSEKEVI, from the coding sequence ATGAAACATTATGAAATCGTATTAATGATACATCCTGATCAATCAGATCAGTTACAAACCATGCTTGATAAGTACCGTAGTATTATCGAAGAAAAAGGTGGGAAAATTCATAGGTTTGAAGATTGGGGACGTCGTCAATTAGCTTACCCTATAGAGAAGCTTCATAAAGCACATTATGTGTTATTTAATGTAGAATGTGGTACTGAATCTCTAAATAAACTTCAAGAAAATTTGAGATATAACGATGCTATATTACGTCGTTTGGTTATATCAAAAAAAGAAGCTGTTATAGAGCCATCAGTTATGATGCAAACTAGTGAAAAAGAAGTAATTTAG
- the hemF gene encoding oxygen-dependent coproporphyrinogen oxidase, translating to MQNKITKFENFLTQLQLNITNTLEDCETNNQRFISDKWQKSNTPEQKLKGYGNSMIIEEGEVFEKGVVAFSKVHGDALPPSATEKRKDLAGKSFIATGVSLVIHPRNPFVPTSHANFRLFVAGADTDNPIWWFGGGFDLTPYYPFEEDAIYWHKTAKNVCDKHNKNYYPKFKKWCDEYFYLKHRDECRGVGGLFFDDLNEESFGKCYDFVTECANAYIKAYVPIVEKRKNISYSQQHKDFQLYRRGRYVEFNLVLDRGTIFGLQSGGRTESILSSMPPMASWKYNWHPEEGSEEAKIYEYTKPRDWIK from the coding sequence ATGCAAAATAAAATCACGAAATTTGAAAATTTCCTAACGCAACTTCAGTTAAATATTACTAACACATTAGAGGACTGTGAAACTAATAACCAAAGGTTTATTAGCGATAAATGGCAAAAATCTAATACCCCTGAGCAAAAACTTAAAGGATATGGTAATTCTATGATCATCGAAGAAGGTGAGGTTTTTGAAAAAGGAGTCGTTGCTTTTTCAAAAGTACATGGCGATGCCTTACCACCATCAGCAACAGAAAAACGTAAGGATTTAGCAGGTAAATCTTTTATTGCTACAGGAGTATCTTTAGTAATCCATCCACGCAACCCTTTTGTACCAACATCACATGCTAATTTTAGATTATTTGTCGCTGGGGCTGATACTGATAATCCAATTTGGTGGTTTGGTGGAGGATTTGATCTTACACCGTATTATCCATTTGAAGAAGATGCTATTTATTGGCATAAAACAGCTAAGAACGTTTGTGACAAACACAATAAAAATTATTATCCAAAATTTAAAAAATGGTGTGACGAATATTTTTACTTAAAGCACCGTGATGAATGCCGCGGTGTGGGTGGTTTGTTTTTTGACGATCTCAACGAAGAGTCTTTTGGAAAATGTTATGATTTTGTTACTGAGTGTGCAAATGCTTATATAAAAGCATATGTTCCTATTGTTGAAAAAAGGAAAAATATATCATATTCACAGCAACACAAAGATTTTCAACTCTACCGCCGTGGCAGATACGTAGAATTTAACCTAGTTTTGGATAGAGGAACAATTTTTGGTTTACAAAGTGGTGGTAGAACAGAATCTATACTATCATCAATGCCTCCTATGGCTTCGTGGAAATATAATTGGCATCCAGAAGAAGGCTCTGAAGAAGCTAAAATTTACGAGTATACTAAACCAAGAGATTGGATAAAATAG
- the serC gene encoding 3-phosphoserine/phosphohydroxythreonine transaminase: MKINFCAGPAVIPTCIIEKLQKMMTNYKNTGVSLLSISHRDKAFEEVYDSIQTKLRYLLNIPDDYSILLMQAGATAQFAAIPMNLSNKYNKALYICSGQWSEKAAKEAGKFINVKPVQYDNNIVENFISNKYDYVYYTDNETVDGFQINQLAKSCNTDLVCDMSSSFLSKPINIRDYGLIYAGAQKNAGIPGLTIVILKNSLIKQQENLPIVFDYDITKKSNSLYNTPSVISWVTFELTLEYLIDKFQNLDEVEKFNNKKAEILYSTIDNSKIYKNDIDPIYRSGMNVIFQLPTEEMTKEFLLKADNKGFYGLKGHRLVGGCRASLYNAVSLEDVNALAKFMQEFENEQL; this comes from the coding sequence ATGAAAATTAATTTTTGTGCAGGTCCTGCTGTAATACCAACTTGTATCATTGAAAAATTACAAAAAATGATGACTAACTATAAAAATACTGGTGTCTCATTATTATCCATTTCCCACCGTGATAAAGCTTTTGAAGAGGTTTACGATTCAATACAAACTAAACTTAGGTATTTATTAAATATCCCAGATGATTACTCTATATTACTTATGCAAGCAGGAGCAACGGCTCAATTTGCTGCTATACCTATGAACTTATCAAATAAGTATAATAAAGCCCTTTATATCTGTAGTGGTCAATGGTCAGAAAAAGCAGCTAAAGAAGCTGGAAAATTTATAAATGTAAAACCAGTCCAATACGATAATAATATAGTTGAAAATTTTATCTCTAATAAATATGATTATGTTTATTATACAGACAATGAAACCGTAGATGGCTTCCAAATAAATCAACTAGCCAAATCCTGCAATACTGATCTAGTATGCGACATGTCTTCGAGTTTTTTATCAAAACCTATCAATATTAGAGACTATGGATTAATTTACGCTGGAGCGCAAAAAAATGCTGGTATACCTGGACTTACTATAGTTATACTAAAGAACTCATTAATTAAGCAGCAAGAGAATTTACCTATAGTATTTGACTATGATATTACTAAAAAATCTAATTCTCTTTATAACACTCCTTCTGTGATTTCATGGGTCACCTTTGAGTTAACCTTAGAGTATTTGATAGATAAATTTCAAAATTTAGATGAAGTGGAAAAATTTAACAATAAAAAAGCTGAAATTTTGTATTCAACAATTGATAATTCTAAGATATATAAAAATGATATAGATCCAATATATAGGTCAGGCATGAATGTAATATTTCAGTTACCAACGGAGGAAATGACTAAAGAATTTCTTCTAAAAGCAGATAATAAAGGATTCTATGGCTTAAAAGGTCATCGTCTTGTAGGTGGCTGCAGAGCAAGTTTATATAATGCAGTATCTTTAGAAGATGTAAATGCATTAGCTAAATTCATGCAGGAGTTTGAAAATGAACAACTCTAA
- the cmk gene encoding (d)CMP kinase, whose amino-acid sequence MNNSKIITIDGPSGVGKGTLAQALAKHLNYKFLDSGAIYRLAALHCSRNGTSLDNETEAYKTLGNLDIRFEIGNCSIKTILANNDVSKEIRTEKIGMLASKIAVYPTVREILLNKQRDFATELGLVADGRDMGTVVFPDAKHKFFLDANSQVRAQRRFNQLKEKNQNPNFETILADIEKRDFQDRNRKIAPLKPADDAIVIDTSDLSAEEVFDKVLDTIKNN is encoded by the coding sequence ATGAACAACTCTAAAATTATCACTATCGATGGTCCTAGTGGAGTTGGCAAAGGTACTTTAGCTCAAGCTTTAGCAAAACATCTAAACTATAAGTTTTTAGACAGTGGAGCGATTTATAGATTAGCTGCATTGCATTGCTCTAGAAATGGTACAAGTTTAGATAATGAAACAGAGGCTTATAAAACCCTTGGAAATCTAGATATTAGGTTTGAAATAGGTAACTGTTCTATAAAAACCATTCTAGCTAACAATGATGTTTCCAAAGAAATCCGTACAGAGAAAATAGGTATGCTTGCTTCAAAGATAGCTGTATATCCTACTGTAAGAGAGATTTTATTAAATAAACAGCGTGATTTCGCTACCGAGCTAGGATTAGTAGCTGACGGCAGAGATATGGGAACAGTAGTCTTTCCTGATGCAAAACATAAGTTTTTTCTAGATGCTAACTCGCAGGTTAGAGCCCAAAGAAGGTTTAACCAATTAAAAGAAAAAAATCAAAATCCTAATTTCGAAACTATATTAGCAGATATTGAAAAAAGAGATTTTCAAGATAGAAACCGTAAAATAGCCCCCCTAAAGCCGGCTGACGATGCTATAGTTATTGATACCTCTGATCTATCTGCTGAAGAAGTTTTTGATAAAGTCTTAGATACAATAAAAAATAACTAG
- a CDS encoding short chain dehydrogenase has translation MAKKVVLVGATGVIGSATYKILVEAGFDVASVNFSGKGADYKVDIQDTSSIYALFEQIESFDALVSTTGKVAFKDIRHIEQKDWGLSLSNKLLGQINLVQIGAKYVSKGGSFTLTSGILNVQPIANGTIAATINSALEGFVKAASLEYTDFRINIVSPTVVEEALEKYAPFFVGFKAIKASCVAKAYLKSVAGIANGEVIKVGF, from the coding sequence ATGGCTAAAAAAGTTGTTTTAGTTGGTGCTACAGGAGTAATAGGCTCAGCAACGTACAAAATTTTAGTTGAAGCTGGCTTTGATGTTGCTTCAGTTAATTTCTCTGGAAAAGGTGCTGATTACAAAGTTGATATACAAGATACAAGCTCTATTTACGCATTATTTGAACAGATAGAAAGCTTTGATGCTCTTGTATCAACTACAGGTAAAGTTGCGTTTAAGGATATACGTCATATAGAGCAGAAAGATTGGGGTTTAAGTCTATCTAACAAGCTTTTGGGGCAAATAAATTTAGTCCAAATTGGTGCAAAGTATGTTTCAAAAGGAGGGTCTTTTACACTTACATCAGGAATATTAAATGTACAGCCAATAGCTAATGGCACTATAGCCGCAACTATAAATTCTGCTCTAGAGGGTTTTGTTAAGGCAGCTTCATTAGAGTATACTGATTTTCGTATAAATATTGTTAGCCCTACTGTTGTTGAAGAAGCTTTAGAAAAATATGCACCATTTTTTGTTGGATTTAAAGCTATTAAGGCTAGTTGTGTGGCAAAGGCTTATCTAAAATCTGTTGCTGGTATTGCTAATGGTGAAGTTATAAAAGTGGGGTTCTAG
- a CDS encoding peroxiredoxin, whose product MIKKVPSITFKTRVRDESIGGSNPFRWQDLTTSEIFGNKRVIVFSLPGAFTPTCSTYQLPGFENNFNKFKELGIDEIYVLSVNDSFVMNKWIEFQKIKNIKPIPDGNGEFTAALDMLVDKENLGFGKRSWRYAMVVKNGNIEKFFVEPGKRDNAEDDPYGETSPENLLKYLESK is encoded by the coding sequence ATGATAAAAAAAGTACCTAGTATAACATTTAAAACTAGAGTTAGAGATGAAAGTATTGGTGGTTCAAATCCATTTAGATGGCAAGATTTGACTACTTCAGAAATTTTTGGTAACAAAAGAGTGATTGTATTTTCACTTCCTGGAGCATTTACACCAACTTGCTCTACATATCAGTTGCCAGGTTTTGAAAATAATTTTAATAAATTTAAAGAGCTTGGTATAGATGAAATTTATGTTTTGTCTGTGAATGATTCGTTCGTAATGAATAAATGGATCGAGTTTCAAAAGATTAAAAATATTAAGCCAATTCCTGATGGAAATGGAGAGTTCACAGCAGCCCTAGATATGCTTGTAGATAAAGAGAATCTTGGTTTTGGTAAAAGATCATGGAGATACGCTATGGTTGTAAAGAATGGAAACATTGAGAAATTTTTTGTAGAACCAGGTAAAAGAGATAATGCAGAAGACGATCCATATGGAGAGACTTCTCCAGAAAACTTATTAAAATATTTGGAGTCTAAATAA
- the oxyR gene encoding oxidative stress transcriptional regulator OxyR, protein MNTRTLEYIIAVHETKSFITASEKCFVSQPALSMQIKKFEDSLGLQIFERGTKQIFITEAGKKIIIQAYKIIAEVKNLTKIANIYLAGNKINISIGAFPTICPYIMPKVLPSIKQQIPNLSISIIEEKTDILINMLEHGKLDFVLLADTIDHNQLISKKLFDDRFFIAVANTNELSKKKSLTTAEIIKENLMILDEGHCLRDQTLKLCSLNEYNNSNFKGSSLETLRQMVSIDEGITLIPEIACTQMDNISYLAINDPKFKREIFLVMRKNSIYSEIFNQLATIIVKHH, encoded by the coding sequence ATGAATACTAGAACCTTAGAATACATAATAGCGGTGCATGAAACCAAAAGTTTCATTACAGCGTCAGAAAAATGTTTTGTTAGCCAACCAGCATTGAGTATGCAAATCAAAAAATTTGAAGACTCTTTAGGTTTACAAATATTCGAAAGAGGTACAAAACAGATATTTATCACAGAAGCTGGAAAAAAAATAATTATTCAAGCTTATAAAATAATTGCTGAAGTAAAAAACTTAACAAAAATAGCTAACATCTATTTAGCTGGCAATAAAATTAACATCTCTATAGGAGCTTTCCCCACTATATGCCCCTATATCATGCCAAAGGTTTTACCCTCTATAAAACAGCAAATACCAAACCTAAGTATCTCTATAATTGAAGAAAAAACTGACATTCTTATAAATATGCTCGAGCATGGAAAGTTAGATTTTGTCTTACTTGCTGACACTATAGATCATAACCAGCTTATATCTAAAAAATTATTTGATGATAGATTTTTTATTGCTGTAGCTAATACAAATGAGCTTTCTAAAAAAAAGAGTCTAACTACAGCTGAGATTATAAAAGAAAACCTTATGATTCTTGATGAGGGTCATTGTCTTAGAGATCAGACTCTAAAGTTATGCTCATTAAACGAATATAACAATAGTAATTTTAAAGGGAGCAGTTTAGAAACTTTACGGCAAATGGTATCCATTGACGAAGGCATAACTCTTATACCAGAAATAGCTTGTACTCAAATGGATAATATAAGTTATTTAGCGATAAATGACCCAAAATTTAAAAGGGAAATCTTTCTGGTAATGAGAAAAAACTCCATATACAGTGAAATTTTTAACCAACTAGCTACTATTATAGTTAAACATCATTAG
- the dacB gene encoding D-alanyl-D-alanine carboxypeptidase/D-alanyl-D-alanine endopeptidase has protein sequence MFFFIFLTFASFCNIYAATTRSEIQYLVKKYGLTDAKISIAAQYTASGANLYAYGQNRSMKPASNNKVFTMVAALFAIPDNFTFTTTVNYSSKKVKGHVLYGDLYIKFSGNPALTGDQLLSLLKQIKTTKEITQITGDVYLVGNFSGPYIPEGWSKEDSTFCYGAPASSFTINRNCTVIKLAKNPNSLTTRVITLSNASNITIKDTAEYTNLAKPTIISMNDDNILHIRGYLSRAAEKMFKLAIKNPALKTLNTVDDFLNSSGIKHNKVAIAALIPSGNDEQLSISSTTIGYFIDQTLKHSDNLYAETILNTIGLKEKGIGSISVGTSAVQEILYTKLNLDTSALTMYDGSGLSHLDKVTAQFMVDFLTKSFNSSIGKKFYNYLPASGISGTISYRMGDKLLGKVHAKTGTLAGVSTLSGYVLTAKNHYVSFSIMLNDIKASDRYNARRFQDKVVDVFYRYL, from the coding sequence TTGTTTTTCTTTATATTTTTAACTTTTGCAAGTTTCTGCAACATTTATGCAGCAACAACCCGCAGTGAAATACAGTATTTAGTAAAAAAATATGGACTAACTGATGCAAAAATAAGTATAGCTGCCCAATATACAGCCTCTGGTGCAAATTTGTACGCTTATGGTCAAAATAGGTCAATGAAACCTGCTAGCAATAATAAAGTCTTCACTATGGTAGCTGCTCTATTTGCTATACCTGATAATTTTACATTTACAACTACAGTAAATTATTCCAGTAAAAAAGTAAAAGGTCACGTTTTATACGGAGACCTATATATAAAGTTTTCAGGCAATCCTGCTTTAACAGGAGATCAATTATTATCTTTACTAAAGCAAATAAAAACTACAAAAGAAATAACCCAGATAACTGGAGATGTATACCTTGTTGGTAATTTCTCAGGACCGTATATACCAGAAGGATGGTCAAAAGAAGATAGTACTTTTTGTTATGGAGCCCCAGCTTCAAGCTTTACTATAAACAGAAACTGTACTGTAATAAAGCTTGCTAAGAACCCAAACAGCTTAACAACTCGTGTAATTACACTTAGCAACGCTAGCAATATTACTATCAAGGATACTGCTGAATACACAAACTTAGCAAAACCAACTATCATTTCAATGAATGACGATAACATTTTACATATTAGAGGTTATTTGTCCCGTGCTGCAGAAAAAATGTTCAAATTAGCTATTAAAAATCCTGCTTTAAAGACATTAAATACTGTGGATGACTTTCTAAATTCCAGTGGAATTAAGCATAACAAAGTAGCTATAGCAGCCTTAATACCATCAGGAAATGATGAACAACTAAGTATAAGCTCTACAACAATAGGGTACTTTATCGACCAAACACTTAAGCACTCTGATAACCTGTATGCTGAAACGATATTAAATACTATTGGTTTAAAGGAAAAAGGCATAGGCTCAATCAGTGTTGGAACATCAGCAGTCCAAGAAATTCTTTATACTAAACTTAATTTAGATACCTCAGCACTAACTATGTATGATGGTTCAGGATTATCACATCTTGATAAAGTCACAGCCCAGTTCATGGTTGACTTTTTAACTAAATCTTTTAATAGTTCTATTGGTAAAAAGTTTTACAATTACTTACCAGCATCTGGAATAAGTGGAACCATATCTTACAGAATGGGAGACAAGCTACTAGGTAAAGTACATGCTAAAACAGGAACTCTAGCTGGAGTTTCAACTCTATCAGGTTACGTTCTTACAGCAAAAAATCATTATGTAAGTTTCTCAATTATGCTTAATGACATTAAAGCTTCTGATCGATATAATGCCCGTAGATTCCAAGATAAAGTGGTCGATGTTTTTTATAGGTATTTATAA
- a CDS encoding transglycosylase SLT domain-containing protein: MKKIFKIISITTVLGILNSCATEQPKNINNACSIIHQYPDWYYDMIDSYNRWGVPLNIQMAFLRQESSFRADAKPSMNYYFGFIPAGRASSAYGYAQALDGTWDHYKKETKQSFVSRTNFSDAVDFIGWYLNDVHNKTGINKTDAYNLYLAYHEGIGGYKRGTHRNNSFLKNYARKTADIAQKYSNQLQNCEAPRKPLLSYLF, translated from the coding sequence ATGAAAAAAATATTTAAGATCATATCAATAACTACTGTTTTAGGTATACTTAATTCTTGTGCTACTGAACAACCTAAAAATATAAATAATGCTTGTAGTATAATACATCAATATCCTGACTGGTATTATGATATGATTGACTCCTACAACAGGTGGGGAGTACCTCTTAATATTCAAATGGCTTTTCTTCGCCAAGAATCATCTTTTAGAGCAGACGCTAAACCTTCTATGAATTACTATTTTGGTTTTATACCAGCTGGTAGAGCCTCATCAGCGTATGGATATGCCCAAGCCCTTGACGGCACATGGGATCATTATAAAAAAGAAACCAAACAGTCTTTTGTATCACGAACAAATTTTTCTGACGCTGTAGATTTTATAGGTTGGTATTTAAACGATGTACATAATAAAACAGGCATCAACAAAACTGACGCTTATAACTTATACTTAGCATACCATGAAGGTATTGGTGGATACAAACGTGGTACTCATAGAAATAACTCTTTTTTAAAGAACTATGCCAGAAAAACAGCTGATATAGCACAAAAATACTCTAATCAATTGCAAAATTGTGAAGCTCCTCGTAAACCATTATTATCTTACCTATTCTAA
- a CDS encoding acyl-CoA thioesterase has protein sequence MNIKPFQIITNIRWSDTDKNGHVNNGKYFDYFEEARTEWVYSFKKLINWSLKNSIQFVIAEQSCKYILPLLHPNKIEITQYVLKIGVASIEFRYELRIPGNGKIITTAHTKLACYNLKTARLEKIPNDIKQAILENHNE, from the coding sequence ATGAATATAAAACCTTTCCAGATAATAACAAATATACGCTGGTCAGACACTGATAAGAATGGTCATGTAAATAATGGGAAATATTTTGATTATTTCGAAGAAGCTCGTACTGAATGGGTTTATAGCTTTAAAAAGCTTATTAACTGGAGTTTAAAAAACTCTATCCAGTTTGTTATAGCAGAACAAAGCTGCAAATATATATTGCCTTTACTACACCCAAACAAAATTGAAATAACTCAGTATGTACTTAAAATAGGAGTAGCAAGCATAGAATTTAGATACGAACTAAGAATACCAGGAAATGGTAAAATTATCACAACAGCACATACTAAACTAGCTTGTTATAATTTAAAAACAGCTAGATTAGAAAAAATACCTAATGACATAAAACAAGCTATTTTAGAAAACCACAATGAGTAA
- the ttcA gene encoding tRNA 2-thiocytidine(32) synthetase TtcA: MSNEKQNLKKLEKQILRKTAQAINQYNMIEDGDKIMVCLSGGKDSYCLLEMLLLLQQKAPIKFDIIAVNLDQKQPNFPEDILPNYLKEKNIDFHIIERDTYSVVKRVIPEGKTTCGLCSRMRRGILYDFAQEHGVTKIALGHHRDDIIETFFLNLFYNGTIKAMPPKLLSDDKRNIVIRPLAFVTEEETTEYSKLKNFPIIPCNLCGSQDNLQRVFIKGMLNKWEQNNSERKNVIFKALSNISPSQMLDKELFDFFNISKNDIQR; the protein is encoded by the coding sequence ATGAGTAATGAAAAGCAAAACCTTAAAAAGCTAGAAAAGCAAATATTACGAAAAACCGCCCAAGCTATTAATCAATACAATATGATTGAAGATGGTGATAAAATTATGGTCTGTTTATCTGGAGGCAAAGATTCCTATTGCCTACTAGAGATGCTCTTGCTACTACAGCAAAAAGCTCCTATTAAATTTGATATTATCGCAGTAAACTTAGATCAAAAGCAGCCTAACTTTCCTGAAGATATTTTACCAAATTATCTTAAAGAGAAAAATATAGATTTTCACATTATAGAGCGAGATACTTATAGTGTTGTAAAAAGAGTAATTCCAGAAGGTAAAACCACTTGTGGATTATGCTCTAGAATGCGGAGAGGCATCTTATATGACTTTGCACAAGAGCATGGAGTTACTAAAATAGCTCTAGGTCATCACCGTGATGATATAATAGAAACCTTTTTCCTAAACCTCTTTTATAATGGTACTATCAAAGCTATGCCACCAAAACTACTTAGTGATGATAAACGTAATATTGTGATTCGCCCATTAGCTTTTGTAACTGAAGAAGAAACTACAGAATACTCAAAACTAAAAAACTTTCCCATCATTCCATGTAACCTCTGTGGTTCGCAAGATAATTTGCAAAGAGTCTTTATTAAAGGTATGCTTAACAAATGGGAACAAAATAACTCAGAAAGAAAAAATGTGATATTTAAGGCATTATCTAACATTTCACCATCACAAATGCTAGATAAAGAGCTTTTTGATTTTTTTAATATATCAAAAAATGACATACAAAGATAA
- a CDS encoding FKBP-type peptidyl-prolyl cis-trans isomerase N-terminal domain-containing protein: protein MKLKKITTIISYSLIGLTISSCSTTNSNDTSSVEQTNKVAQSMTVSQKDTVLPTKVIVKQVKPTTLNMSADASYTIGYQIGSGVAKQDFVLNDAQTIAGFEDAIANNKPRLSEEQIEKNIDILKDKMMKKQLGVAKENQTNSSTFIEQISKMDNIIKVNDDVYYQVVKQGNGKKPNTDSQVTIAYKGTTPVVAYRKDNSKLDSVKQAKLIGPTFDSSDNATFPLTNLIQCWKDAIPEIQVGSTIILYCAPKAAYGSRAPAAIGPNQALSFEITLKDFK, encoded by the coding sequence ATGAAACTCAAAAAAATTACTACTATTATATCATACTCACTAATAGGGTTAACTATTAGCTCATGCTCTACTACTAATAGTAACGATACTAGCTCTGTAGAACAAACTAATAAAGTAGCGCAATCAATGACAGTTTCTCAAAAAGATACTGTATTACCTACTAAAGTTATAGTAAAACAGGTTAAGCCTACTACGCTTAATATGTCTGCAGATGCTAGTTACACAATAGGGTACCAAATTGGATCCGGTGTTGCTAAACAAGACTTCGTTCTAAACGACGCACAAACTATTGCTGGATTTGAGGATGCTATAGCAAATAATAAGCCAAGATTATCTGAAGAGCAAATAGAAAAAAATATAGATATTCTGAAAGACAAAATGATGAAAAAGCAACTTGGTGTAGCTAAAGAAAATCAAACCAACTCATCTACTTTTATAGAACAAATTTCTAAAATGGACAATATAATAAAAGTTAATGATGATGTTTATTATCAAGTTGTAAAACAAGGAAATGGTAAAAAACCAAACACTGATAGTCAAGTAACAATAGCATACAAAGGAACTACTCCTGTTGTAGCTTACCGAAAAGATAATTCTAAATTAGATTCAGTTAAACAAGCTAAGCTAATAGGTCCTACTTTTGATTCAAGTGATAATGCTACTTTTCCACTGACAAACCTAATTCAATGTTGGAAAGATGCTATACCAGAAATACAAGTTGGATCCACTATTATATTATACTGTGCTCCCAAAGCAGCTTATGGCAGTAGAGCCCCAGCTGCAATAGGTCCTAACCAAGCACTATCTTTTGAGATAACTCTTAAAGATTTTAAATAG
- a CDS encoding IS30 family transposase: MAHRHLTLSDRYYIENLLKLGYLEAAIANKIGFSKTAVINELKRNKVGKSYSAEIAHKLYCSRRKSNNHKLTNEVKKLIIALLKKKISPELICGRLKHEGIAKLSFKAVYNFIQRHNLKQLLFFKGRRYKYKKEGSSNQGKIKDRVNISQRPKAANDRKELYHFEGDTIVGKDHKGAILTMVDRVSRFTILGKAKDRTASSINQILYRASNGNKITTATFDNGKEFAKHKNLSNKTGIKVFFADAYSPWQRGTNENMNRYIRQFIPKGTDFSNISHQYLRKLQIDLNNRPKKCLNYLTPNEVHFGISINIETTI; encoded by the coding sequence ATGGCACATAGACATTTAACTCTTTCAGATAGATATTATATAGAAAATTTACTTAAATTAGGATACTTAGAAGCAGCAATAGCTAATAAAATAGGATTTAGTAAAACAGCTGTTATAAATGAACTTAAAAGGAATAAAGTAGGTAAAAGTTATTCTGCAGAGATAGCCCATAAGTTGTATTGTAGTCGTAGAAAGTCAAATAATCATAAACTTACTAATGAAGTTAAAAAGCTGATAATAGCTTTACTCAAAAAGAAAATATCACCGGAGTTAATTTGTGGTAGATTAAAGCATGAAGGTATAGCTAAGCTAAGTTTTAAAGCTGTTTATAACTTTATACAAAGACATAACCTTAAACAGTTATTATTCTTCAAAGGTAGGCGTTACAAATACAAAAAAGAAGGCTCCTCAAATCAAGGTAAGATAAAGGATAGAGTCAACATATCACAAAGGCCTAAAGCAGCTAATGATAGAAAAGAGCTGTATCATTTTGAAGGTGATACTATAGTCGGTAAAGATCATAAAGGAGCTATTTTGACTATGGTAGATAGAGTTAGTAGATTCACAATTCTAGGCAAAGCTAAAGATAGAACAGCTAGTTCAATTAACCAAATTTTATACAGAGCATCAAATGGTAATAAAATTACCACAGCTACTTTTGATAATGGTAAAGAGTTTGCTAAACACAAAAATTTATCAAATAAAACTGGTATTAAAGTATTCTTTGCAGATGCATATAGTCCATGGCAAAGAGGTACAAATGAAAACATGAATAGGTATATCAGACAATTTATTCCTAAAGGTACTGATTTTAGTAATATCTCTCATCAGTATCTTAGAAAGTTGCAAATTGACTTGAATAATAGACCTAAAAAATGTTTAAATTATTTAACACCTAATGAGGTACATTTCGGAATCAGTATAAACATTGAGACTACAATCTAG